The sequence CAAATAATCTGATAGAAGCCATCGTTTCAGCAAATGTTACACGAAAAGACTTTATAGCAGAACAAATTATTGCACAGCATCCAAAGACAGTCGGAATTTTCCGCTTAACAATGAAATCGGACTCAGATAATTTTAGATATTCCTCCATTCAAGGCGTTATGAAACGTATAAAGGCTAAAGGCATCAATGTGGTCGTTTATGAGCCTAAATATGCGGAAGAATCTTTCTTTCATTCTAAAATTATACGAGATCTGGATGAGTTTAAAGAGCTTTCTGATATTATTGTGACGAATCGTTGGGACGATCAGTTAGCAGATGTTAAAGAAAAAGTTTATACACGTGACTTGTACAGACGTGACTAATATACTGATTGAATAGGAGAACTGATTGTGAAATTAATAATTCAAATTCCTTGTTATAATGAGGAAGAAACGTTGGAAATAGCCTTAAATGATCTACCTAAAAAAATTGCAGGCATTGATGAGATTGAGTATCTAATCATCAATGATGGTAGCAAAGATAATACTGTAGAGGTTGCCCAAAAATGGGGGATTCATCATGTGGTTTCTTTTAAGCGCAACAAAGGTCTAGCGAAAGGCTTTATGGCTGGTTTGGATGCTTGTTTGAGACAAGGGGCAGACATCATAGTGAATACGGATGCAGATAATCAATATTGCGGGGCGGACATTGAAAAATTAGTTCGACCAATTATTGAAGGAAAAACAGATATCGTCATTGGCGAACGCCCTATAGCTGATACAGAGCATTTTTCACCATTGAAAAAGAAATTGCAAAAATTAGGAAGCTGGGTTGTTCGTAAGGCATCAAAAAGTGATATTCCTGATGCTCCGAGTGGATTTAGAGCATATAGCCGGGATGCTGCAATGCAGATGAATGTTGCCAATGAGTACACGTATACATTAGAAACGATTGTTCAAGCTGGAAGAAATAAAATTGCAATGGAGTCTGTTCCAGTAAGAACCAATCCTGAATTACGCGAATCAAGATTGTTCTCTAGTATGTTTGGTTACATAAAGAAATCTGTTCTAACGATTTTACGAGCATTTATGATGTATAAGCCGTTAAGATTCTTTACATTATTGGGAGGGATTTTCTTTGTAGTCGGTTTGATTATCGGTGGACGTTTTCTTATTTTCTTTTTAAATGGCACAGGAAGAGGGCATATTCAGTCACTAATCCTTGCAAGCACCATGTTGATGATTGGTTTTCAGACAGTTATTGTGGGCTTGCAAGCAGATTTGATTTCTGCCAATCGTAAACTATTAGAAGATGTTCAGTATCGCGTTAGAAAAATGGATTACGAGCAAGAAAATAAAAAATGAGTTGGGTGGAATGAAAGTTGATGAATAGTAAAAACCCGATGCGGTCGAATATGAAGAAGTTTGTTAAAGAAAATAAATGGCTATTCATTGGAATATTTGGTGCTAGCTTGTTTGTATATTCTTCCTACTTTTTTGATCATTACAACCTGTCATTTCTGAATATAATGTATAGTTTCTCTCCATTCGATTCAATGAAAATTGCAACCAAGGGACCTATTTTATCCGATGTAGCAGATCATATGTATCCTGTTGCGTATAAATATCTGCACAATTTAGACTTTACTTATTGGATGTCGTCTTTAGGTATCGGAACAACACAAAGTATGAGCTTGTACATGTATGTATTGAATTATTTCTACCTGTTACCATTTGGAGTAGCGATTGCACTCATTTCATATTCAAAGTTTCTGATTGGATTTTTGGGAATGTATTTCTTTGCAAGAGAATATGGAGTCAAGAAGGTACCAGCAGCAATTGGAGCCATTAGCTATACATTCTCTGCAGCGTTAGTAATGTGGCATGGTTGGCCACATTCAGATGTTGCGATGTTTGCACCATTTCTATTTTTATTTATGGAAAAATTTTTAAAAAAATTGGATATCAAATACCTGTTTTTAGTAATTATTTTTCTTTATTTAATGCTAGTTGCAGGCATGCCGACATTTGCAGCATATTTCTTATATCTACTTGGAATGTATGTCTTATTTTATGGAATAAAAAATTATAGAAAAGAACCAAAAAAATTGCTGTTTTTCTTTGGTGGTTTTGGAGTGAGTGTCTTATTCGCTATTTTATTGAGCTTGCCATATACAGGTGAATTACTAAATTCAGTCGGTTCAAATGGATATGCAGCATCTAGAAAAGGTCAGTCAAGCGAGGTATTGAGCTCTGACTTCTTACAAACATTAATTTATCCTTATATCCGCTCCAATACAATGACCATGCATTTAAATGAATCGACATTATTTTCAGGTTTATTTGCAATCTTGCTGCTACCTTTTTCTTTTCTAAATTATAAAAAAAAGAAAAATTCTTTATTTTGGTTAACTTCAATTGGTATATTGCTACTTTTGATTTTTACCAATTGGCTAACACCGATATATAGCCATTTGCCAATGATTAATACATCTTTGAAGTATCGGGTCATCGTGCTTTTGAACTTTGCATTTGCAATAAACTTAGCAATTACTCTAAATGATTTTTTCATCAATCAAGACTATTACAAAAAGAATAAAATTAAAGCATTAATTGCGGGTTATTTTTCATTTATCATCTTGTTAATCGCTTTTAAAAAAGTGGGGTTGTTCAGCAGTCTGACAGGAACTCAGCAGTCGGAAGTAATCAGTAGCATCCTTTTATTTATTACTTTATTTTTAATGTTATTCCTACTGATTAAGTCGAAAAATCCTAAAATACTTGCAGTTGTATCATTCGTTTTATGTACTGCCAGTATTTATGATTCAGGAAATTTTGCAAAGGAATACTTACCATTTGTTTCAAAACAAGTCTCGGCTGTTCCAAAGAAAACTGATACGATCAACTTCTTGCAAAAAAATACACAAAATAACGAAAAAGTTGTTGCTTTGGGTAGTTGGACCTTTTTCCCTTCAACAAATATGTTTTATAATTTACGAGACATTCGTGGACATGATTTTATCTATACAAATCAAGATGTTCAAAATTATTATGAAGGAATCGAGTCTGATGCGTATGACTCTGCTACTAGAGTATCCTTTAGCAAGATTGAGAATACTAATTTATTAAAATATATGGGAGTTAAGTACGTAGTGTCTCCTAAAGCTAATTTAGTAGATGACAGTTACACGGGAAAAGAGTTGGAACCAGTTGGGCCAATATATACTGGAACGGGTATAGAACAAGAGATTGAAGCAGAGCAGAACGATTGGAATAACATCGAGTTTGTAGCTGCAAATTATCAACATAAGTTTACAAACGAAAGCATGACGTTGCAAATTATTGATATTGATTCTGGACAAGTGGTGGTGAATAAGAAAACGCCATTAAGTAAAATTAAAGATAATCAAGTGTTAAATATTTCTTTCGCACCTATAGAAAATTCTAAAGGGAAAAAGTATAAAATATTGATAACCAGTGATAATAGTGAACAATTGCCTTTTACCTTGTATAAAGCAGCAGTATCACTTTATGCAAATGATTTTATTTATAATGCCGAAAAAGTCGAAGGCAATCTGGTAGTTTATCTAAATTATAAAGATAATGCTTATAAAGGAAAAGATAAATTAGGGGTTCATCAATATCAAAACTATTCTCCACAGTTACAGTTAATTAATAACATCGAAATCAAAAAAAATTCTGAATCAGTTTTAAGTAGTATGAAACAATCATACAAAAAAAATACTTTATTCTTAGATGAAGAGCAAGCAAGAAAAATTAAAAATGCTAAAAGCCTGTCTAAGGAAAAAATTGCAGCAAATGAAAAAATCACTGTTATCCAAGATGAGGATAATGGTCAAGTCACTTTGTCTGTTAAGACTAATACTAAAAGATTTTTACTTATGAACGAGTACAATGATGGCAATTGGCAAGCATATGTCAATGGAAAAAAAGTTCAGATGTATAAAGGAAACTATTTGTTCAGAGCGATTGAAGTACCAAAAGGAGAATCAAAGGTAAAATTGGTTTATGCACCAACTAAAGTAAAATTATTTATAAAAATAGCTCTGAGTGCGCTCATCCTGTTAATAGTGTTGTTTATTATAAAAAAAAGAATACAGAATTGGCTGACAAACTATTGTAAAAGTAAATAGAAAGAATTTATAGAATTGGCGGTGTGGAAATGAACTATTTGATATTAGGATCGTCTGGTTTCATAGGAAGCAACCTAGTAAAAAAAATGACAAATTCAGAAGATACTGTGCGCCTTTTTGACAGACATTCTAATAAGATGGAAGTTGGTCATTCAACTAGAACATTTATCTCCGGAGAATTTGGTTCAGAGTATGATTTTGATCAGTTGACCGAAGGTATTGATGTTGTCTTTCATTTAATCAGCACAACTGTCCCAGCATCCACGGTTTCTTTAAAAAAAGAAATTGAGGACAATGTATTGGGAACAATTAAGTTGTTAGATGCTTGTGTCAAGAACAAAGTAAAGAAAATTGTCTTTATTTCTTCTGGTGGGACGGTTTACGGAAAGGGAGCGGGAATTCCTTTCCTAGAAACAGATGAGACAAATCCCATTAACTCGTATGGGATACAAAAATTAGCGATTGAAAAATACATTCAGTTGTACTACCATCTCTACAATCTAGACTACCGAATCATAAGGTTGGCAAATCCATTTGGCCCAGGACAAAATCCTAATGGGGGTCAAGGCGTGGTAACGGCATTTTGTTACAAAATGATTCAAAATGAACCTATTACTATTTATGGAGATGGAAATGTTGTCAGAGACTATATTTATATTGATGATGCGATAGATGGAATCTTGCGTATTGCTCAATATGAAGGAGAAAATAAAATCTTTAATTTAGGCTCAGACAAGGGTTATTCTATAAGAGAAATTGTTGCGTTTATAGAGAAAGTAGCAGATAAAAAATTTCAAATTTGTTATGAAGAAGCAAGAAACGTAGACGTGCCGTATAATGTTTTAAACACAGGCAGATATATGGAAATTGCTCAGACAAAAAAAATGACCAGCATATTAGATGGAATAGAAAAACTATTAAGCTATTTTTCTAGCCTATAATCTAACGAAAGAAGTGAAATGATGAAAAAGCTCCTTGTAACTGCTTCAACATTCCCTAGATACAAACATGATACAGAACCTAGTTTTATCTATGATTTATGCAAAGAGTATACGAAATATTATGACGTAACAGTCCTTGTGCCAGCTGCTCCTGGGGCAAAAGATTTCGAAGAGATGGAAGGAATGCATGTTATTAGATACCATTATTTTCCGATAAAGAAATTAGAAACTTTATGCTATCCAGGTGCGATTGTTCCCAGAATCAAGGAAAAAAAAGTAAGAATGTTACTGGTACCATTTCTTTTTTGCAGTATGTTTTTTAATCTGAAAAAAATCATTAAACATTTTGATTTTGTTCATTGTAATTGGCTAATACCTCAAGGGATCATTCAAGCTTTTTTTAAAAAGCCTTATATTCTAACGGGATTAGGTGGAGATGTGACATCATTGAATAGAGGCATTGTAAAAAAGCTTAAGCAAAAGTCAGTAAATAATGCCAAGGTGGTAACAGCAGTTTCACATGACTTGAAAAAAGAATTAGAGAAAGTCTATCATGCCCAAAATGTGAAAGTGATTCCTATGGGCTGTGATTTATCGCTCTTTTCTCCTGAAAATAGAAAAGAAAAGCTTTTTGGAGACGATGGGAAGAAAATAATTTTATTTGTTGGACGTCTAGCCGAAAAAAAAGGTGCTCAGTATTTGATTCAGGCCATTGAAAAACTAGAAAATATAAAGCTAGTAATTGTTGGAGATGGGCCAGAAAAAAAGATGCTTTATGAGCTAGCTAAAAAAAGCAAACAAGAAATTTTGTTTTTAGGATCTAAAAATAAAACAGAGCTACAAGAGATCTATGCTTCGTGTGATGTGTTTTGTGTGCCATCTGTTATTGCAAAAGATGGAGATAAAGATGGACTACCAGTTGCTTTAATTGAAGCTATGGCTTCAGGTTCTCCTGTTGTTGCAAGCGATGTAGGTGGTATTGGAGAAGCGGTAATAAACGGAGAAAATGGTTATTTGATTCAACCTGAAGAGGTAGAGGAACTAGCAGAATCACTAAAAAAAATATTGGATGATAAAATATTGAGAAAAGATTTTTCTATTCAAGCAAGAAAAAAAGCTGAAGAGTTTGATTTTCAGAAAATAGGAGAAGAATACAAAACGTTATTTGATGCTTTATAAGGTATCAAATGAAAAATAGTCGTGCATTTTAGCACGACTATTTTTATGCGTTTCTTTAAGTATTAGGCTAAGGAAGCAAGTGGATTAGCTACTTGCTTTACGGACCCTCTTTTATTTTGTATTAAATTTTGTTTTGTCTAATAATAAAGCCAAAAGAAAGGCTAAAAAATCTGCGATTGTACATAAAACTCGGAATGTAATCATGGAAAGCGTGATGACGTTTACGCCAAGCAAATTTTCTGTGACGCTCAACATCACAGCTTCTTTGATACCAATTCCGGCAGGTGCACCAGGCGTTATTAATCCAACTAGCCATGATAATGTATAGGCAGATAGTAGTTTGGCAAAAAGACTTGTGGTAAGAGAAACTCCTAATATGTATTTCAGTGTCAAAATGTATAGTAGGCTAGAAAAGAACAAAATTACAACATAGTAAAGTAAACAGAAAAGAAAAGTTGAAAACAATTGTTTTGAAAAAGTGATGCCTTTTTTTTGAGCATAGCTGT is a genomic window of Vagococcus entomophilus containing:
- a CDS encoding NAD-dependent epimerase/dehydratase family protein, which produces MNYLILGSSGFIGSNLVKKMTNSEDTVRLFDRHSNKMEVGHSTRTFISGEFGSEYDFDQLTEGIDVVFHLISTTVPASTVSLKKEIEDNVLGTIKLLDACVKNKVKKIVFISSGGTVYGKGAGIPFLETDETNPINSYGIQKLAIEKYIQLYYHLYNLDYRIIRLANPFGPGQNPNGGQGVVTAFCYKMIQNEPITIYGDGNVVRDYIYIDDAIDGILRIAQYEGENKIFNLGSDKGYSIREIVAFIEKVADKKFQICYEEARNVDVPYNVLNTGRYMEIAQTKKMTSILDGIEKLLSYFSSL
- a CDS encoding YfhO family protein; this encodes MNSKNPMRSNMKKFVKENKWLFIGIFGASLFVYSSYFFDHYNLSFLNIMYSFSPFDSMKIATKGPILSDVADHMYPVAYKYLHNLDFTYWMSSLGIGTTQSMSLYMYVLNYFYLLPFGVAIALISYSKFLIGFLGMYFFAREYGVKKVPAAIGAISYTFSAALVMWHGWPHSDVAMFAPFLFLFMEKFLKKLDIKYLFLVIIFLYLMLVAGMPTFAAYFLYLLGMYVLFYGIKNYRKEPKKLLFFFGGFGVSVLFAILLSLPYTGELLNSVGSNGYAASRKGQSSEVLSSDFLQTLIYPYIRSNTMTMHLNESTLFSGLFAILLLPFSFLNYKKKKNSLFWLTSIGILLLLIFTNWLTPIYSHLPMINTSLKYRVIVLLNFAFAINLAITLNDFFINQDYYKKNKIKALIAGYFSFIILLIAFKKVGLFSSLTGTQQSEVISSILLFITLFLMLFLLIKSKNPKILAVVSFVLCTASIYDSGNFAKEYLPFVSKQVSAVPKKTDTINFLQKNTQNNEKVVALGSWTFFPSTNMFYNLRDIRGHDFIYTNQDVQNYYEGIESDAYDSATRVSFSKIENTNLLKYMGVKYVVSPKANLVDDSYTGKELEPVGPIYTGTGIEQEIEAEQNDWNNIEFVAANYQHKFTNESMTLQIIDIDSGQVVVNKKTPLSKIKDNQVLNISFAPIENSKGKKYKILITSDNSEQLPFTLYKAAVSLYANDFIYNAEKVEGNLVVYLNYKDNAYKGKDKLGVHQYQNYSPQLQLINNIEIKKNSESVLSSMKQSYKKNTLFLDEEQARKIKNAKSLSKEKIAANEKITVIQDEDNGQVTLSVKTNTKRFLLMNEYNDGNWQAYVNGKKVQMYKGNYLFRAIEVPKGESKVKLVYAPTKVKLFIKIALSALILLIVLFIIKKRIQNWLTNYCKSK
- a CDS encoding glycosyltransferase codes for the protein MMKKLLVTASTFPRYKHDTEPSFIYDLCKEYTKYYDVTVLVPAAPGAKDFEEMEGMHVIRYHYFPIKKLETLCYPGAIVPRIKEKKVRMLLVPFLFCSMFFNLKKIIKHFDFVHCNWLIPQGIIQAFFKKPYILTGLGGDVTSLNRGIVKKLKQKSVNNAKVVTAVSHDLKKELEKVYHAQNVKVIPMGCDLSLFSPENRKEKLFGDDGKKIILFVGRLAEKKGAQYLIQAIEKLENIKLVIVGDGPEKKMLYELAKKSKQEILFLGSKNKTELQEIYASCDVFCVPSVIAKDGDKDGLPVALIEAMASGSPVVASDVGGIGEAVINGENGYLIQPEEVEELAESLKKILDDKILRKDFSIQARKKAEEFDFQKIGEEYKTLFDAL
- a CDS encoding glycosyltransferase family 2 protein, which gives rise to MKLIIQIPCYNEEETLEIALNDLPKKIAGIDEIEYLIINDGSKDNTVEVAQKWGIHHVVSFKRNKGLAKGFMAGLDACLRQGADIIVNTDADNQYCGADIEKLVRPIIEGKTDIVIGERPIADTEHFSPLKKKLQKLGSWVVRKASKSDIPDAPSGFRAYSRDAAMQMNVANEYTYTLETIVQAGRNKIAMESVPVRTNPELRESRLFSSMFGYIKKSVLTILRAFMMYKPLRFFTLLGGIFFVVGLIIGGRFLIFFLNGTGRGHIQSLILASTMLMIGFQTVIVGLQADLISANRKLLEDVQYRVRKMDYEQENKK